The Rhodococcus sp. ABRD24 genome contains the following window.
GACGATATCGACGAGGGGTTCGGTGCGAGGGCATAACAACCATGAGAAGGATCCAAGCCTACGGTGTCTGCTGCGTCTTCTTCGGGAAAGTTCGATCAGCTGATGCTCCTGATCGCCACCGAAGCCACCGCATCAGTCGTGGCCGCCCAGTTCGGCTTCCCAATCGGTTTTGATTCAGCTGCAAGCATCGGAAACACCTGGGATCCAAGTGTTTCCGATGCGGTTGCTTCCTGGTGCCAGTCAGCGCAGCCAGCCCCTGCGATGGATGTACCACAGCGGGATCATGGCTGAGATCAGAGTGAGTAGCGTGGTGGTGAGAAAGCCGTGCTCCCAACTGAGTTCAGGCATGAAGGTGAAGTTCATCCCGTAGAAGGTGGCCACCAGGGTGGGTGGGAGGAACACGGCAGTGATGATGGTGAACACCTTGACGATCTGGTTCTGCTTCACATCGAGGGAGGTCATGATCGACTGCTGAAGGTAGCGGACCTTGTCGTGTTCGTAGCTGGCGTGCTCCTGGACGCCGTTGATGTCGGCGATGAGAATGTCGAGGAGGCTGGCGAGCTGTGTCTGCTCCGCGGGCAGATCTGCGCGCAGGTGCCTGGCGGCCCGAGCCAGTAGTAGCTGCGTTTCCTGGCAGCGAGAGACGATCTCCTCCGCGTCGTTCATTCGGGCGATGGTGTCCTGCATGTCGCTGACGCCGATTTCCCGGCCCCGTTCGTTGTAGCCGGTGGTGGCGAGGTCGATCTCGTCGCTCATCGACTCGAGAACCTCACTGGCGCGGTCGATGACGCGTTCGGATTCCTCATTCAATGCGTGGAGCAGTGCATACATCACTCCGTGTGGGCTGTCGGCCAGGTGCGGCGTGCGGCTGATCCGGGCCAGCGCCTTACCGAACGGGGCGAAGTTGGCGACCGGCTGGAGAGTGACCAACAGGTCGCTACCGAGGGCGAAGGACACCCGTTCGCGGCGGATGGTGTCACCGTCGCGCACGTTCACGGTCACCGGCAGGTAGATGTAGTCGTCGGTCTCCCAGATGCGTCCGCTGGCAGCGGCGAAGTCGACGCCGGCGTTGCTGCGCGCGGCGGCGATCGCATCGGGGTCGCCGGCAGGCAACTGGAGCCAACGGCTGCGTAGCACGAGTGGGTCGTAGCGGGGAGTGATGGTTCGAGTGGTCACGGTGTGCTCCTGAGGGACAACGCAGTCCGTGGGTGGGATGCGCGGGGCAGGGTTGGTCAGGGGTTGAACGGCGAAGTCGACGAGCTGCCCGAGGTGGTGGACGCGCCGTCCGCCGGCGCCGGGGCGGGTTCCGGTGCACCGTAGTGAATGGCCAACAGCGCCGCGCAGATGAACAGGTACAGGCCGATGGTGAACGAGATCGCCTGCTTCTCGAGCCGTGAGCCCTTCTGTGCTGGGCGCGGCCGGGAGACGAGGGTGGTCATGAGGAGCTCCTGTGAGGGTGGTTCAGCGGTGAAATCGGTTGACGGCGAGCGGGTGCGGCCCGTTCTGGGGTGGCGCATCGAGCCGCCAGCGGCATCGCATCCGGCCGTCTGCGGGATCGATCGACCAGTGCGCCCTCAGCGATCGCGGATCATTTGAAATGGGTTGAGGTCGAGCATGATTCAGGTTGTTCATGAGGAATGTCCGTCGGTGATGAGCGCCTTGGGTCCGGCGCAGACACTCACCCGGTGAAGAGAGGCCGGCGCGCGGGCGCAGGATTGGACCGTGCGCCGGCACCGGAGTGCGCTCGCACGGCCGCATACATGCCCTGCGGCCTACGGGATTGGTCTACGTGCGGACGGCGACGATGAGGGAGTCGCCGGGGCGTGCGGAAGTGATAGCGAGAAGTTCGGAATAGGGCCAACTATGGCCCGGGCTACTGTCCATCCTCGCCTCCTTCCGGCCGGTGACGCCTCGAAACGGCGTCGTCCTCGACTCGGCAAGGAGCGGACCAACCACCGCGGCTGGTTCACCCCAACTCGTCAGAGCTTTGGCACTTCGCGGCGTGAACCCGACACAGGAGTCGGGAGCCAATCGGGGCAACCCCTTAAGTCGGGGATGCCTGTCCTGACCCGGGGCGTCTCTCGACGTTCGGGGTCGCTGGCCTGTATCCGCGAAGGAGCCTCACCGAACAAGGTGCCTTCCCATTGAATCTCAGCCAAGTTAGTCACATTTCACTGACTACCGCAAGTCCTGTTGACGTGTTCCTGACGAACTCGTGTTCGGTCGGCCACGAAGCTGCTGGTCCGAGTGACGGCCTCGCTGAACGTGCAATCTCTCTGTTCCGCAGGCTGATTGCACGTCCGTCTTCGATCTCGAAACGGGTGCACGCACCCGGGGAGGTTGTGGGAATCGGTGTACCCGTGACCGCGGTGAGTGGAGTCGACGCGCCCCCATCGATCCGTGGTGCTGCGCCACCGGCCGATCGGCGGCGGGATTGTCGCTGTCGCGCTTTGTCGGGGAGCGGTTGATTCGCTCCACCTGTCGATGGCAGCATGGTGCCGGATGTCGGTGTCTCTGCCGTATGCAGCGTGTCCGTGATGGAGGCGGACGAGGATTCAGACGTCCTCCAGGCGTGAATCGATGCCTCAGGTCTACTTTCGTCCGCTGAGGAAGTTCGACGGCGCTGTCATAGTGCTCTCTTTCGTTGCTGGTATGCGCCCGTCCCACCCGCCTGCGTTCGGCGGCGAGTCGTGCGGAGGTCTTGGCGGTGCCGCATCCAGCGCTGCGGACAAAAGGAACCTCGTATGTACTCGAACGATCCCAATTCACTGTCGACGTCGAATGGCTTTCAGCAACGCCTGATCGATGACTTCCGCGCGAACGCCGGAGTTGTCGGTGGCCCCTTCGACGGTTCGTCTCTCCTTCTGCTCACCACCGTGGGTGCTCGGAGCCGGCGTCACCACACCACCCCGTTGGGCTATGTGGATATCGAAGGCAAGCGCATTGTCGTTGCCTCTGCCGGTGGCGCCGACCGAAGCCCGGCCTGGCTGCACAACTTGCGGGCGCATCCGGTGGTGACCGTCGAGGTGGGCGATGAAACCTATCGGGCTGTTGCGACCATCCTGCCCGGTGCGGATCGCGACCGTCTCTGGGAGGAGGTGGTGCGCGGGGAGCCCGGCTACGGCGACTACCAGCAGCTGACCACCCGGGTCATCCCTCTGGTGGAGCTCAACCCTCTCGTGTCTCGCGAAGGCCTCGACCGGGTGCGTGGGATGGGTGATTTCCTGAAGGAAGTGCACCAGTGGCTGTCTGCGGAACTCGATGTCGTGCTGATGCAGGTCGACACACTCATCGCGGCAAACGACATCACGACACCGGTGGTGATGCCACCGATGGATCTGCACGCTCAGTTGCGTGAACGCTGCCTTGCCTTCTGTGGTGCGCTCGAACGGCACCATACGGGTGAAGACTTCGGCGCCTTCCCGATGCTGGCGGAGGCGCTCCCCGCTCTTGCCCCGACACTGGAGAAGCTCCGGACCGAGCATGTCGTGGTGGCCGAGACCAATCGCTCGATCCGTGAACTACTCGAAGGTTATGTGCCGGGAGCAAGCGACATAGGTGAACTGCGGGACACGCTTGACGGTCTCGTTTCCCGGCTGCGCGAGCACTTCGCGTTCGAGGAAGCTGCGATCGCCGAAGCACTCAATGCCGTTGCTGATGCACCCCCCTTGGATGGTGGAGGGGAGTCGGAATCTGCTCGCGAGGGATGATGGCGCCGCCGCCGCATCGGCTGGAACTGGCCGGTGACGGCGTCACTGTCTCGGTGTGATTCGTCGGCAGGCAACTCGCGCATCGGGAGTTGCCTGCCGCCGGTTCCTCGACCCGCCCCGGTACGACAACCGAGCGCTACAGCGGCGTGGCCAACGTCATGACCGGTGCAGCTAGCGGTGACCGGATCGGGGGGTCGAATCCGCGCCGCTGTCGTTGCGCGAGTTGACCCACAAAGGTCCGAACAACAGCCAGCCGACGGTGATGATCCCGACGGGCATGACAGTCTGTCGAAGCTGTGCTGCCTGCTCCGGGTCCGCGACAGTCCCGGCCAGTCCAAAGGTCACGGCCAGCGCGATTCCTGCGGCGCACAGCCACTTCAACCAAGCCCGCATCTCGTATGCAAATGCTTCTGGACCGGACTTCGGGCGCTTCACGGGAGGTGGCCCACCTGCAAACTTGTGGGCGAATCGTATGTCGAGCGCCTGCACTGTCGAATGCGCGAACATCACTGTCCAGCCTAGATAGATGCCGACGAGACGGTGCGCCGATCCGACCTCGCCGCCGTTGTGGATATCGATGGCAACGACAATGAGGAGCACGACGTCCAAGATCGGCAGAAGGGACAGCAGCACCGTGGACGTTCGCCGCAATCGCAGCAGGTAGCGGACTGTCAGTCCGCCAAGGACGAGTACCCAGAATCCGATCTCGCACGCGATGATCATCGTTAGAATCGGACTGCTGGAAGCGGTTGCCTCCGCGGCAGTAACGCTCATGGCTTGTGTGGTCCTTCCCGACGCCGGTGTATCCGCCGATTGTCGCGATCGTGCTGCCCTATGGCGATGCGCATCAATGCGTGCGCATCGCAGCTTCCGCCCGCGCACGGGGATGCAAGCGCCTGACCAGTGCGGGACCGCCGGTTACGGCCCCTACTGCTCACCGTGCGGCAGGAAGATCCTCCAAAAGTCGGAGTCCGAAAGTCCATGCTGTCGACAGTCTTGCCGCCCATCGGCGAATCGAGCTGCGGGACCCGGGAACCCGAGATCGGCGAGGACAGTCTGCGCCTTCGTCGGGAGTTGCCTGATCCTCGACGTGATCGCGTGCGTTCTACTTCTCTGCTCTCGGCATCAGGGCGGACGACGCCGCCAGCAGCGCCGCGATTCCCAGCAGGCCGAGGAACACCAGTTGGATCGCGTCCGCCAGACCGCCCGGATCCGGCTCGGCGGCATCGCCCACTCGTGAGTTGACGAGTGCACCGAACACCGCGACACCCACGGCGCTGCCGATCGAGCGCGCGAACATGTTGGTCGAGGTGACG
Protein-coding sequences here:
- a CDS encoding CorA family divalent cation transporter, which encodes MTTRTITPRYDPLVLRSRWLQLPAGDPDAIAAARSNAGVDFAAASGRIWETDDYIYLPVTVNVRDGDTIRRERVSFALGSDLLVTLQPVANFAPFGKALARISRTPHLADSPHGVMYALLHALNEESERVIDRASEVLESMSDEIDLATTGYNERGREIGVSDMQDTIARMNDAEEIVSRCQETQLLLARAARHLRADLPAEQTQLASLLDILIADINGVQEHASYEHDKVRYLQQSIMTSLDVKQNQIVKVFTIITAVFLPPTLVATFYGMNFTFMPELSWEHGFLTTTLLTLISAMIPLWYIHRRGWLR
- a CDS encoding nitroreductase/quinone reductase family protein, which codes for MYSNDPNSLSTSNGFQQRLIDDFRANAGVVGGPFDGSSLLLLTTVGARSRRHHTTPLGYVDIEGKRIVVASAGGADRSPAWLHNLRAHPVVTVEVGDETYRAVATILPGADRDRLWEEVVRGEPGYGDYQQLTTRVIPLVELNPLVSREGLDRVRGMGDFLKEVHQWLSAELDVVLMQVDTLIAANDITTPVVMPPMDLHAQLRERCLAFCGALERHHTGEDFGAFPMLAEALPALAPTLEKLRTEHVVVAETNRSIRELLEGYVPGASDIGELRDTLDGLVSRLREHFAFEEAAIAEALNAVADAPPLDGGGESESAREG